A single genomic interval of Pyrobaculum arsenaticum DSM 13514 harbors:
- a CDS encoding AAA family ATPase — protein sequence MRNIVAVAGLPGSGKTTVARIIEKRGYTYLSLGDVVRAEAQKSGLSPDRVAVTLRLDRGRRAVAHRLLSSVRLGQRAVIDGVRSIEEIDAIEEALGTVFLIYVVASRKTRYNRLASRGRGDDPATYAQFLLRDIRELRFGLADLLARADYVLVNENKPIEDIEQEISYIL from the coding sequence ATGCGGAATATCGTCGCAGTGGCGGGTCTACCAGGATCGGGTAAGACTACTGTTGCCAGAATTATAGAAAAAAGAGGGTATACCTACCTCAGTCTAGGCGACGTAGTTCGCGCTGAGGCGCAGAAGTCCGGCCTTTCGCCTGATAGAGTGGCAGTGACTCTGCGGCTGGATCGTGGGAGGCGGGCCGTGGCGCACAGACTACTCTCTAGCGTAAGACTTGGGCAAAGAGCCGTGATTGATGGAGTTAGGAGTATTGAAGAAATAGACGCCATCGAAGAGGCACTTGGAACGGTGTTCTTGATATACGTGGTTGCCTCTAGGAAGACAAGGTACAACAGATTAGCAAGCAGGGGGAGAGGTGACGACCCAGCCACCTACGCCCAGTTTCTACTACGGGACATAAGAGAGTTGAGGTTCGGCCTCGCGGATTTACTCGCCAGAGCCGACTACGTATTAGTAAATGAAAATAAGCCTATAGAAGATATAGAGCAGGAAATTAGCTATATTTTATGA
- a CDS encoding helix-turn-helix domain-containing protein has protein sequence MDRLLEATLNVVKNRGEYLFLDVSRPYAYTLVARVDKTKYIVKVAAGSEEVSQSAIKDLKLLGTYTDASAVCLVSNVKGQILQRGVVHIRDGITFMSLSTFADLLDGKQPFFRLSRGIITASIDGEKLKERRQKAAMSLGTLALNLGVSRETVYRYERGEIEAPMRIAQRLMALFGEDIVKPIDVNEKPKTRPEELASRMIQPHVYRLVESHPDAVTREKKPIFISSDRERYAKTVELAQALDAEVEGR, from the coding sequence GTGGACAGGTTGCTAGAGGCTACCCTGAACGTCGTGAAAAATAGAGGGGAGTACTTGTTTTTAGACGTGTCTAGGCCATATGCATATACGCTGGTGGCGAGAGTTGACAAGACAAAGTACATCGTGAAGGTGGCGGCCGGTTCCGAGGAGGTATCCCAAAGCGCCATTAAAGATCTCAAACTCCTCGGTACCTACACTGATGCCTCGGCAGTCTGTCTAGTTTCAAACGTAAAGGGTCAAATACTACAAAGAGGAGTTGTGCATATAAGAGATGGCATTACATTTATGTCGCTATCTACCTTCGCCGATTTGCTTGATGGAAAACAACCGTTTTTTAGGCTAAGCAGGGGCATCATAACTGCGTCGATAGATGGCGAGAAGCTGAAGGAGAGGAGACAGAAAGCTGCGATGAGCCTAGGCACGTTAGCCCTAAATCTCGGCGTGTCTAGAGAAACGGTGTACCGCTACGAGAGGGGCGAGATCGAGGCCCCGATGAGGATCGCGCAAAGACTTATGGCCTTGTTTGGAGAAGACATCGTAAAACCTATTGACGTCAACGAAAAGCCAAAGACAAGGCCCGAGGAGCTGGCAAGCCGAATGATCCAGCCGCACGTCTACCGCCTAGTCGAGTCACACCCCGATGCCGTGACGAGGGAGAAAAAGCCCATATTCATTTCTTCCGATAGAGAAAGATACGCCAAAACAGTCGAGCTAGCCCAGGCGCTCGACGCCGAAGTAGAGGGGAGGTGA
- a CDS encoding tRNA (guanine(26)-N(2))-dimethyltransferase gives MSRIVLRREGTVEFYAPDPRAYGSIYSAPVFYNPAMEKNRTLSVLFLKAYGATGLTVCEPLSGTGVRGIRYAVETGAVGRLILNDISREAVELIKKNLEVNGVDAEVYNEDANVLLHRLRDKCDVVDIDPFGSPAPFLQAGFRALREEGVICVTATDTAVLVGRYPKKCLRRYGAVMFKTPFYIEAGLRNLTGYVARVAASEDYGFEPLFAYWEGHYFRLCARAVRGARDADSNFNFIGYVEYKKPSRKVVRRPGERSLGPLWVGPMGDPILVNKMAEYGPYGDFLQLLSEEYSVAAPWFFKVPEFALGGVSRGIEEALNALKKGGIYAVRTHMAPDGFKTEVSAGEVERVLRIVI, from the coding sequence GTGAGCCGCATAGTACTGAGGAGGGAGGGCACTGTAGAATTCTACGCTCCAGATCCCCGTGCCTATGGCAGTATCTACTCCGCCCCTGTTTTTTACAACCCTGCCATGGAGAAAAACAGGACGCTCTCCGTCTTGTTCCTCAAGGCGTATGGCGCCACTGGGCTGACTGTGTGCGAGCCGCTCAGCGGCACAGGCGTGAGGGGTATTAGATACGCCGTGGAGACCGGCGCGGTTGGAAGACTTATCCTAAACGACATCTCGCGCGAGGCTGTCGAGCTCATAAAGAAAAATCTAGAGGTAAACGGCGTCGACGCCGAGGTCTACAACGAGGATGCCAACGTGCTTCTCCACAGGCTAAGGGACAAGTGCGACGTTGTCGACATCGACCCCTTCGGCTCGCCGGCGCCCTTCTTGCAAGCCGGCTTCCGTGCCTTGCGGGAAGAAGGCGTGATCTGCGTCACAGCCACGGACACCGCCGTCTTGGTAGGGCGCTATCCCAAGAAGTGTCTTAGGAGGTACGGCGCTGTTATGTTCAAAACGCCTTTCTACATTGAGGCAGGTTTGAGGAATCTCACTGGCTACGTGGCCAGGGTGGCTGCGTCTGAGGACTACGGGTTCGAGCCGCTTTTTGCCTATTGGGAAGGCCACTACTTCAGGCTCTGTGCCCGGGCCGTGAGGGGGGCCCGCGATGCAGACTCCAATTTTAACTTCATCGGATATGTGGAGTACAAAAAGCCTTCCAGGAAAGTGGTCAGACGCCCTGGCGAAAGATCTCTGGGCCCTCTCTGGGTTGGGCCCATGGGGGACCCGATCTTGGTAAACAAGATGGCCGAGTACGGGCCGTATGGGGACTTTTTACAGCTACTCTCTGAGGAGTACTCGGTGGCCGCGCCTTGGTTTTTCAAAGTCCCCGAGTTCGCCTTAGGTGGGGTAAGCCGGGGTATAGAAGAGGCGCTCAACGCCTTGAAAAAAGGCGGTATATACGCCGTGCGGACACACATGGCTCCTGACGGCTTTAAAACAGAGGTGAGTGCCGGCGAGGTGGAGAGAGTCCTGAGAATTGTTATATAG